In one window of Frigoriglobus tundricola DNA:
- a CDS encoding HisA/HisF-related TIM barrel protein: protein MSAQRRAPRVIPVLDVMNGQAVHAVGGRRDDYRPIQCPLSGSSRPVDIADGLASLAGTDEQYVADLDAIRDGSLSNTVLSLLEQRSAPMWLDAGIGLRLRVRDLPILPHLRPVVGSETCASPNLLDDALIEAGDRPVAFSIDLKAGRLLGNWQNWGLHDECDAVSLARHVIGMGVGTLIVLDLARVGTGTGTGTEPLLRAIRDEFPDLDLIAGGGVRTWADVDRLGEAGATGVLVASALHNGALRAPRPA from the coding sequence ATGTCAGCGCAACGCCGCGCGCCGCGCGTGATCCCCGTCCTCGACGTGATGAACGGACAAGCTGTGCATGCTGTGGGTGGACGCCGGGACGATTACCGGCCCATCCAGTGTCCGCTGTCAGGTAGTTCCCGACCCGTTGATATCGCTGACGGTCTCGCGTCTCTCGCTGGCACAGACGAACAGTACGTTGCCGATCTCGACGCGATCCGCGATGGCAGCCTCTCAAATACCGTCTTGTCATTGTTGGAGCAACGGTCCGCTCCGATGTGGTTGGACGCGGGTATCGGTCTGCGCTTGCGTGTCCGGGACCTTCCGATCCTCCCGCACCTCCGGCCGGTCGTCGGCTCCGAAACGTGCGCGTCGCCGAACCTTCTGGACGATGCGCTCATCGAGGCGGGCGACCGCCCCGTTGCGTTTTCCATCGATCTGAAAGCGGGCCGACTGCTCGGGAACTGGCAGAACTGGGGGCTGCACGACGAATGCGACGCCGTTTCGCTCGCCCGGCACGTGATCGGGATGGGCGTCGGCACGCTCATCGTCCTCGATCTGGCCCGTGTGGGAACCGGAACGGGGACCGGTACAGAACCACTCCTCCGAGCGATCCGGGACGAATTTCCGGACCTCGACCTGATTGCCGGAGGGGGCGTGCGAACGTGGGCCGACGTGGACCGGCTCGGCGAAGCCGGCGCGACCGGCGTACTCGTCGCATCGGCACTGCACAACGGAGCGTTGAGAGCGCCGCGCCCGGCGTAG
- a CDS encoding MFS transporter, which yields MTAAPAPPPGAAPTRIRYWVLFLLCLLAMITYMDRAANGSAKKAIMDDLGVQENDFFWVLIAFQLAYALFEIPSGWLGDTRGPRSTLLRVVLWWSFFVALTGFVGTSHLAGVYLGFTALVVIQFFFGVGEAGAFPNIAKALYNWFPAADRGFAKSVIWMSARFMGGLTPAVWILLTDKNLAELTWREAMWLFAAVAAVWALVFCLVFRNKPGEHPAVNEAERAEIDAGRVETKGAVQVPWGKLIRSRNLWAVCLMYAVTNYCWYFLMYFLPRAMQTEFATYTTTTRGKLLVALLAGCPLLIGMFGCLLGGTLSDRYIRRTGDRKWGRRLFGVIGYGGAGCCYFAAAGVKLAAPDNLFLFASFLVLMGFMNDLIMAPAWAVCQDIGRDYAATVSGAMNMFGNLVGATSTLLVTGLLMKEYPGPQGILICFTMYGVVYFLGVGAWLMIDATKPIVSDAELLAERPLAEAKP from the coding sequence ATGACCGCTGCCCCCGCTCCGCCCCCCGGCGCCGCGCCGACGCGCATCCGTTACTGGGTTCTCTTCCTGCTCTGCCTGCTCGCGATGATCACGTACATGGATCGCGCCGCAAATGGCAGCGCGAAAAAAGCGATCATGGACGACCTGGGAGTGCAGGAAAACGACTTCTTCTGGGTGCTGATTGCGTTTCAACTGGCTTACGCGCTCTTTGAAATCCCCTCCGGTTGGCTCGGCGACACCCGCGGCCCGCGGTCCACACTGCTCCGCGTCGTGCTGTGGTGGTCGTTCTTCGTCGCGCTGACCGGGTTCGTCGGCACCAGCCACCTCGCGGGCGTGTACCTCGGCTTCACCGCGCTCGTGGTGATCCAGTTCTTCTTCGGCGTCGGCGAGGCCGGAGCGTTTCCGAACATTGCGAAGGCGCTCTACAACTGGTTCCCGGCCGCCGACCGCGGGTTCGCCAAGTCGGTCATCTGGATGTCGGCCCGCTTCATGGGCGGGCTGACACCGGCGGTGTGGATACTGCTCACCGACAAGAATCTGGCCGAGCTGACGTGGCGCGAGGCGATGTGGCTGTTCGCGGCCGTCGCCGCCGTCTGGGCGCTCGTCTTCTGCCTCGTCTTCCGAAACAAGCCGGGCGAACACCCCGCGGTGAACGAGGCCGAGCGCGCGGAGATCGATGCGGGGCGCGTCGAGACGAAGGGCGCGGTACAGGTGCCGTGGGGCAAGCTGATCCGCTCGCGCAACCTCTGGGCCGTGTGCCTGATGTACGCGGTGACGAACTACTGTTGGTATTTCCTCATGTACTTCCTGCCGCGCGCGATGCAAACGGAGTTTGCCACCTACACGACGACCACCCGGGGCAAGCTCCTCGTGGCCCTGCTCGCGGGGTGCCCGCTGCTCATCGGCATGTTCGGGTGCCTGCTCGGCGGCACGCTCTCCGACCGCTACATTCGCCGCACCGGGGACCGGAAATGGGGGCGGCGGCTGTTCGGTGTCATCGGGTACGGCGGGGCCGGGTGCTGTTACTTCGCCGCCGCGGGGGTCAAGCTCGCGGCCCCCGACAACCTGTTCCTGTTTGCGTCTTTCCTCGTATTGATGGGGTTCATGAACGACCTGATCATGGCACCGGCGTGGGCGGTGTGTCAGGACATCGGCCGGGACTACGCCGCCACCGTGTCCGGTGCGATGAACATGTTCGGGAACCTCGTCGGCGCGACGTCCACTCTCCTCGTTACCGGCCTGCTGATGAAGGAGTACCCCGGACCACAGGGGATTTTGATCTGCTTCACGATGTACGGGGTGGTCTACTTCCTCGGCGTCGGCGCGTGGCTCATGATCGACGCCACCAAGCCGATCGTGTCGGACGCCGAACTGCTGGCCGAGCGGCCTCTCGCGGAAGCGAAGCCGTAG
- a CDS encoding UDP-2,3-diacylglucosamine diphosphatase, producing the protein MYDAVVISDIHLGSDNCQAKYLVHFLSEVRRGTMKTRQLILNGDVFDSIDFRRLKKHHWKILSEIRKLADEITVVWINGNHDGPAEIVSHLLGVECADEIVVESGGRKILFLHGHRFDQFISRYPLLTWMADRLYHFLQRIDTSHYFAKLAKRKSKTFLRCAQKIETDAVRYAAKRECDAVCCGHTHMPVANTTGAVHYFNSGCWTEKPCHYLTVVNGAVELCSYTEDVPDEVLNPVDPPLVPVPSIA; encoded by the coding sequence GTGTACGACGCCGTTGTGATCTCGGACATTCACCTGGGAAGTGACAACTGTCAAGCGAAGTACCTCGTCCACTTCCTGTCCGAAGTGCGCCGCGGGACGATGAAGACCCGTCAACTGATTCTGAACGGCGACGTCTTCGACTCCATCGACTTCCGGCGGCTCAAGAAGCACCACTGGAAGATCCTCTCCGAGATCCGCAAACTCGCCGACGAAATCACAGTTGTCTGGATCAACGGGAACCACGACGGCCCGGCCGAGATCGTGTCGCACCTCCTCGGCGTCGAGTGCGCGGACGAAATCGTCGTCGAGAGCGGCGGGCGGAAGATCCTGTTCCTGCACGGGCACCGGTTCGATCAGTTCATTTCCCGCTACCCGCTGCTCACCTGGATGGCGGACCGGCTGTACCACTTCCTCCAGCGGATCGACACGTCGCACTACTTCGCCAAACTCGCCAAGCGCAAGAGCAAGACCTTCCTCCGGTGTGCCCAGAAGATCGAGACGGACGCCGTGCGGTACGCGGCCAAGCGGGAGTGCGACGCCGTGTGCTGCGGTCACACGCACATGCCGGTCGCGAACACGACCGGAGCGGTCCACTACTTCAACAGCGGGTGCTGGACCGAGAAGCCGTGCCACTACCTCACCGTTGTGAACGGCGCCGTCGAACTGTGCTCGTACACCGAGGACGTCCCCGACGAGGTGCTGAACCCCGTTGACCCGCCGCTCGTACCCGTCCCCTCGATTGCGTAG
- a CDS encoding DUF2461 family protein: protein MPHGNRTRTLPLVPLLSAYRASRVPAREGTRPALATAHFLDTATNEQLALALTEFIDAHLPVAFHPALVAGRVSFLRHAANHLIRGEDPLPERLARCVTPGEPYFVPGLGPGFWSALAASVEPDRVPRWCPAVERGLLRLGLLREVTGHVRSRFDAVCRACDALRETAPDLTAADAGDFLERVSRMIGRELPTSPGGPAAFAWAVTPEEIAQAVREVRARVPLQNRIRATSDERGAAVSDFQTATKAGDYAAAFVSFRVAFPDTRWETALPTLDDAYSAALTETDRARLWCDIACVLRERFRVHPLELADVLLALAAEPTLDTDLGDFGGFCTDSFAFLAELADANAKDWMTENRERYQFVLREPLVELCESVAERYIRPVLNREYGWDLECASKPGRAVTSICKNDFGRTGPYQPVQWITFYRKAQANKRADAQLFVRIAADGVNYGFHLGRTARDAGKQFRRNIQEHADAIFRALRTGGVFDECRFWAGEDLETTVPVKTAADLRAWAVHKTIAVGKHLTPDSPLLRQDELSGDILLTFDRLLPAFACAAEADPRPLLARRAGQPADEPPYDPASFHRETYLSEVWLDRVMNLLRLKKQLVLQGVPGTGKTHVARCLARLLTRDCADCVRLVQFHPSYSYEEFVEGIRARGAEVNGRSEVTFSVEDGVLCQFAEQAAARPSEPHVLVVDELNRGNLPRIFGELLYLLEYRDQAVTLPYSKRPFRLPDNLFLLATMNPLDRSAVALDQALRRRFSFVDMPSDAAVLASWLETHAPAEAAGATFGPRVVHLFEELNRRLARDLGPEKQIGHSVFMVPNLDGERLSAVWDHHVRPVLLDYLGGREDRLRDYTPERLLGARAEKRRVPKLATDPKD from the coding sequence ATGCCGCACGGGAACCGAACGCGGACGCTTCCGCTCGTTCCACTCCTCTCCGCCTATCGCGCGAGCCGCGTGCCCGCACGCGAAGGAACGCGCCCTGCGCTTGCAACGGCTCATTTCCTGGATACGGCAACGAACGAACAGCTCGCACTCGCGCTCACCGAGTTCATTGATGCCCATCTACCGGTCGCGTTCCATCCGGCGCTCGTTGCCGGCCGGGTATCGTTCCTGCGTCACGCCGCGAACCACCTGATTCGTGGCGAAGACCCGCTACCCGAACGGCTCGCGCGGTGCGTCACGCCCGGAGAGCCGTACTTCGTTCCCGGCCTGGGGCCGGGCTTCTGGTCGGCCCTAGCGGCCTCGGTAGAACCGGACCGCGTCCCGCGCTGGTGCCCGGCGGTCGAGCGCGGGTTATTGCGGCTCGGATTGCTGCGTGAAGTGACGGGACACGTGCGGTCGCGGTTCGACGCCGTTTGTCGGGCGTGTGATGCACTCCGCGAGACGGCCCCCGACCTGACCGCCGCAGACGCCGGAGACTTCCTCGAACGCGTTTCCCGCATGATCGGCCGCGAACTCCCGACTTCACCCGGCGGTCCGGCTGCGTTCGCCTGGGCGGTCACACCGGAAGAGATCGCGCAGGCCGTCCGCGAAGTCCGGGCGCGTGTGCCGCTCCAGAACCGGATTCGCGCAACGAGCGATGAGCGGGGCGCCGCAGTGTCGGATTTTCAGACTGCCACGAAGGCCGGAGATTACGCTGCCGCGTTCGTGTCGTTCCGGGTTGCGTTCCCGGATACGCGATGGGAAACGGCCCTTCCTACCCTCGACGATGCCTACTCCGCGGCCCTAACCGAAACCGATCGCGCGAGATTGTGGTGCGATATCGCCTGTGTGCTGCGCGAGCGGTTCCGCGTTCACCCGCTGGAACTGGCCGACGTCCTACTCGCCCTGGCCGCCGAACCGACACTCGACACCGACCTCGGAGATTTCGGAGGGTTCTGTACGGACAGCTTCGCGTTCCTGGCCGAACTGGCGGACGCGAACGCCAAGGACTGGATGACGGAGAACCGCGAGCGTTACCAGTTTGTCCTCCGCGAACCGCTCGTCGAGTTGTGCGAATCGGTCGCGGAGCGCTACATCCGCCCGGTCCTGAACCGCGAGTACGGTTGGGATCTCGAGTGCGCATCGAAACCCGGCCGGGCGGTCACGAGCATCTGCAAGAACGACTTCGGCCGCACGGGACCGTACCAGCCGGTGCAGTGGATCACGTTTTACCGGAAGGCGCAGGCGAACAAGCGGGCCGACGCGCAGTTGTTCGTGCGAATCGCGGCCGACGGCGTCAACTACGGCTTCCATCTCGGTCGCACGGCGCGCGACGCGGGCAAACAGTTCCGCCGCAACATTCAGGAACACGCGGACGCGATCTTCCGCGCGCTGCGGACCGGTGGCGTGTTCGACGAGTGCCGGTTCTGGGCCGGCGAAGACCTCGAAACCACGGTGCCCGTGAAGACCGCTGCCGACCTGCGCGCGTGGGCGGTTCACAAGACGATCGCCGTCGGCAAGCACCTGACGCCGGACTCTCCCCTGCTCCGCCAGGACGAGCTGTCCGGCGATATTCTCCTCACGTTCGACCGCCTGTTGCCCGCCTTCGCGTGCGCCGCCGAGGCCGATCCGCGCCCCCTGCTGGCACGCCGGGCCGGCCAGCCGGCGGACGAACCACCCTACGATCCCGCGTCGTTCCACCGTGAAACCTACCTCTCGGAGGTGTGGCTCGACCGGGTCATGAACCTCCTGCGGTTGAAGAAGCAGTTGGTGTTGCAGGGCGTGCCCGGCACCGGAAAGACGCACGTGGCGCGGTGCCTCGCACGGCTCCTCACCCGCGACTGCGCCGACTGCGTCCGGCTCGTGCAGTTCCACCCGTCGTACAGTTACGAGGAATTTGTGGAGGGCATCCGGGCGCGTGGCGCGGAGGTGAATGGCCGGTCCGAAGTCACCTTCTCGGTCGAGGACGGGGTGCTGTGCCAGTTCGCGGAGCAGGCCGCGGCGCGGCCGAGCGAGCCGCACGTGCTCGTGGTGGACGAGCTGAACCGCGGCAACCTGCCGCGCATCTTCGGCGAGCTGCTGTACCTGCTGGAGTACCGCGACCAGGCCGTGACGCTCCCGTATTCGAAGCGGCCGTTCCGGCTCCCCGACAACCTGTTCCTGCTGGCGACGATGAACCCGCTGGACCGCTCGGCGGTCGCGCTCGACCAGGCGCTGCGCCGCCGCTTCTCGTTCGTGGACATGCCCTCCGACGCTGCCGTACTGGCCTCGTGGCTGGAAACACACGCCCCCGCGGAGGCGGCCGGCGCGACCTTCGGCCCGCGCGTGGTTCACCTGTTCGAGGAACTCAACCGCCGGCTCGCCCGCGACCTCGGGCCGGAGAAGCAGATCGGGCATAGTGTGTTCATGGTTCCGAACCTGGACGGCGAACGGCTGTCGGCGGTGTGGGACCACCACGTCCGCCCGGTGCTTCTCGACTACCTCGGCGGCCGCGAGGACCGCCTCCGCGACTACACACCGGAGCGCCTGCTCGGCGCGCGCGCGGAGAAGCGCCGGGTACCGAAACTCGCAACCGACCCGAAAGACTGA
- a CDS encoding 5-methylcytosine restriction system specificity protein McrC produces MRRRTVPLTERRTREVKLPRADANFLLAHARHLIDVVPTFEPRTYRLTPRGYVGFLDGPTTRFVIGPKFPWPNVRMLLGLSAETGAASADPTVPDGGLLAVLATAFAERLEAVVRTGLVAGYGEAQTVSPFLRGKLRTADQMRDAAARAFPDQFHIDEPVFDLHTPWNRVPKATAGALLRHDLPAAIRRRVEAAVSPLAVLPDGRLGEADLAAALAEPRAASYRPLLDLCRLLLDGLACADPLGAGSGAFLVDLGRAFEWYLTDSLVRAFEPLSEWRVEAQPTFALGRVQFQPDILIRTNGVPRTVLDAKWKTATLDPTDLHQVLAYAALTGAERVALVYPGKFDERTHFTTPDGRVRVSVYRLRVTGPAEELARSVAKLARSVRKR; encoded by the coding sequence GTGAGGCGCCGCACCGTCCCGCTCACTGAACGGCGCACCCGCGAGGTGAAACTCCCGCGGGCCGATGCGAATTTCCTCCTCGCCCACGCGCGGCACCTGATCGACGTCGTTCCCACGTTTGAGCCCCGCACCTATCGGCTCACTCCCCGCGGGTACGTCGGGTTCCTCGACGGCCCCACAACCCGCTTCGTCATCGGCCCGAAGTTCCCCTGGCCGAACGTCCGCATGCTACTGGGCCTCTCCGCCGAGACGGGGGCCGCCTCGGCCGACCCGACCGTTCCCGACGGCGGCCTGCTCGCGGTCCTCGCGACGGCCTTCGCCGAGCGCCTCGAAGCCGTGGTGCGGACCGGGCTGGTCGCGGGCTACGGCGAGGCCCAGACGGTATCGCCGTTCCTGCGCGGGAAGCTCCGCACGGCGGATCAAATGCGCGACGCCGCGGCCCGTGCCTTTCCCGACCAGTTCCACATCGACGAACCGGTCTTCGACCTGCACACGCCCTGGAACCGCGTCCCCAAAGCGACCGCCGGCGCCCTGCTCCGCCACGACCTCCCGGCCGCGATCCGGCGGCGCGTCGAAGCCGCCGTGTCGCCCCTGGCGGTCCTTCCGGACGGTCGCCTCGGCGAGGCGGACCTGGCCGCCGCGCTCGCGGAACCGCGTGCCGCGTCGTACCGTCCGCTCCTCGACCTCTGCCGCTTGCTCCTGGACGGGCTGGCGTGTGCCGACCCCCTCGGCGCGGGGAGCGGGGCGTTCCTCGTCGACCTCGGTCGGGCGTTCGAGTGGTACCTGACCGATTCACTCGTCCGGGCCTTCGAACCGCTGTCCGAATGGCGGGTGGAGGCCCAACCGACATTCGCCCTGGGTCGCGTACAGTTCCAACCGGACATCCTGATCCGCACGAACGGCGTGCCGCGGACCGTTCTGGACGCGAAGTGGAAGACCGCGACCCTCGACCCGACCGACCTCCATCAGGTGCTGGCTTACGCCGCGCTCACAGGCGCCGAGCGCGTCGCACTCGTGTACCCCGGCAAGTTCGACGAGCGCACCCATTTCACCACGCCGGACGGACGGGTTCGCGTTTCGGTCTATCGTCTCCGCGTGACCGGACCGGCCGAGGAACTCGCCCGGTCGGTGGCGAAACTGGCCCGTTCCGTGCGTAAACGATAG
- a CDS encoding HNH endonuclease, with translation MNVGSHSALDASVLVLNKTFAAVHVISVRRAFCLLCKDLAEVVSMEEGQFATYDFTSWSELSAFRAANFRQEEDDWVRTPTAEILSPRVIRLLGYDKMPKQTVKFNRRNIFARDHNQCQYCGKRFPTTELSLDHVIPRSQGGGTTWDNIVCACVDCNVRKGGRTPRQANMTLIRKPEKPKRSPLLNLKLTQKKYQSWQSFLDNAYWNVELK, from the coding sequence ATGAATGTCGGTTCGCACTCGGCCCTGGACGCGAGCGTGTTGGTGTTGAACAAGACGTTCGCCGCCGTCCACGTGATATCCGTCCGGCGCGCCTTCTGTTTGTTGTGCAAGGATCTGGCCGAAGTGGTCAGCATGGAGGAGGGCCAGTTCGCCACTTACGACTTCACCTCGTGGTCGGAATTGAGCGCGTTCCGCGCGGCCAACTTTCGCCAGGAGGAGGACGACTGGGTGCGGACCCCGACCGCGGAGATCCTGTCGCCGCGGGTCATCCGGTTGCTCGGCTACGACAAGATGCCGAAGCAGACGGTGAAGTTCAACCGGCGGAACATCTTCGCCCGCGACCACAACCAGTGCCAGTACTGCGGGAAGCGGTTCCCGACGACCGAGCTGTCGCTGGACCACGTGATCCCACGCAGCCAGGGCGGCGGGACCACCTGGGACAACATCGTGTGCGCGTGCGTGGACTGCAACGTCCGCAAGGGCGGCCGCACCCCGCGCCAGGCGAACATGACGCTGATCCGCAAGCCGGAAAAGCCCAAGCGCAGCCCGCTGCTGAACCTGAAGCTCACACAGAAGAAGTACCAGTCGTGGCAGTCGTTCCTCGACAACGCGTACTGGAACGTCGAACTGAAGTGA
- a CDS encoding PDZ domain-containing protein, whose translation MTPSFSPSARLYGAVAVAALFAAPAAAQTKPDVNEATEKAMKAASARVAPTVVKIETAGGAEVISGGPKKGPPVPGVRKGTGPTTGLIVSADGFVISSAFNFANKPTDIFVTIPGRPQRLVAKVVANDQTRMLTLLKVDAKDLPVPEAFPKKDVEVGQWGLSLGRTLEINVDQPPSVSVGIVSATNRIWGKALQTDAKTSPVNYGGPLVAIDGRVFGVIVPASNRAEGETAGVDVYDGGIGFAVPLEDVLAVLPRLKEGKELRRGLLGVSPQGADVYNAAPIVGAIQPDSAAARAGLVIGDKIIDINGKKIPNYSTLQHVLGPLYEGDEVSLKVSRGDKEMDFKGVKLLGIATAYVNAFLGVLPMRDDPGPGVEVRYVYPKSPAETAGIKPGDRIMKFGAPALAPVPNRQALITAIQVLNPGTEVKVELKRKEGGKVETVTAKLVPAPDEVPEKLPLPSSAGKALEGRPKPKDTKDPFPAKDPFPAKDPFPPKGGLSNVRAVRDDDEKKDEKKDKPKIETGLMTRTNAALGREYWVYVPDNYDPNVSHGLIVWFHPAKEGGKDGEKMMRTFRAFAEDHHFIVMGPKAGNNEGWVASETEIVVRDVKAVMGEFTIDKARVAAHGMGNGGQMAFYVGFNARDVFRGVAVLGATLGNPPKDNVANQPLSFFISAGDKDPLLKEIVESRDLLKEKRFPVLYREMKESGKEYFDLTTFTDFLNWLDSLDRI comes from the coding sequence ATGACCCCGAGTTTCTCCCCCTCCGCGCGCCTGTACGGTGCGGTCGCCGTGGCGGCGCTGTTCGCCGCGCCGGCGGCCGCGCAGACGAAGCCGGACGTGAACGAAGCGACCGAAAAGGCGATGAAGGCGGCGTCCGCCCGGGTCGCCCCGACCGTAGTGAAGATCGAGACCGCCGGCGGGGCCGAGGTCATCTCCGGCGGGCCGAAGAAGGGGCCTCCGGTCCCGGGCGTGCGCAAGGGCACCGGCCCGACGACCGGGCTCATCGTCTCGGCTGACGGGTTCGTGATCTCCAGCGCGTTCAACTTCGCCAACAAGCCGACCGACATCTTCGTCACGATCCCGGGGCGCCCGCAGCGCCTCGTCGCGAAGGTGGTCGCGAACGACCAGACGCGGATGCTCACGCTCCTGAAGGTGGACGCGAAGGACCTGCCGGTGCCCGAAGCGTTCCCCAAGAAGGACGTCGAGGTCGGGCAGTGGGGGCTGTCGCTCGGACGCACGCTCGAGATCAACGTCGATCAGCCGCCGTCGGTGAGCGTCGGCATCGTGAGCGCGACCAACCGGATCTGGGGCAAGGCGCTCCAGACCGACGCCAAGACGTCCCCGGTGAACTACGGCGGGCCGCTCGTCGCCATCGACGGCCGCGTGTTCGGCGTCATCGTTCCGGCGTCGAACCGGGCCGAGGGCGAAACGGCCGGCGTGGACGTGTACGACGGCGGCATCGGGTTCGCGGTGCCGCTCGAAGACGTACTGGCCGTGCTCCCGCGGCTCAAAGAGGGCAAGGAACTGCGCCGCGGTCTGCTCGGCGTCTCGCCCCAGGGGGCCGATGTGTACAACGCCGCGCCGATCGTCGGCGCGATCCAGCCGGACTCCGCCGCCGCCCGCGCCGGTCTGGTCATCGGTGACAAGATCATCGATATCAACGGCAAGAAGATCCCCAACTACTCCACGCTTCAACACGTCTTGGGGCCGCTGTACGAGGGGGACGAGGTCAGCCTGAAGGTGAGCCGTGGCGACAAGGAGATGGACTTTAAGGGCGTGAAGCTCCTGGGCATCGCGACGGCGTACGTGAACGCGTTCCTCGGCGTGCTGCCGATGCGCGACGATCCGGGCCCGGGGGTCGAGGTCCGCTACGTGTACCCGAAGAGCCCCGCCGAAACTGCGGGGATCAAGCCGGGCGACCGCATCATGAAGTTCGGTGCCCCGGCGCTCGCGCCGGTCCCGAACCGCCAGGCGCTCATCACCGCCATTCAGGTGCTCAACCCCGGCACGGAGGTGAAGGTCGAACTCAAGCGGAAAGAGGGCGGGAAGGTCGAGACGGTGACCGCCAAGCTCGTCCCGGCGCCGGACGAGGTGCCGGAGAAGTTGCCGCTGCCGTCGTCCGCGGGGAAAGCGCTCGAGGGCCGGCCGAAGCCGAAGGACACCAAGGACCCGTTCCCGGCGAAGGACCCGTTCCCGGCGAAGGACCCGTTCCCGCCCAAGGGCGGGCTGAGTAACGTTCGCGCCGTACGCGACGACGACGAGAAGAAGGACGAGAAGAAGGACAAGCCGAAGATCGAAACCGGGCTGATGACGCGGACCAACGCGGCGCTCGGCCGCGAGTACTGGGTGTACGTGCCGGACAACTACGACCCGAACGTGTCGCACGGTCTGATTGTGTGGTTCCACCCGGCCAAAGAGGGGGGCAAGGACGGCGAGAAGATGATGAGGACGTTCCGCGCCTTCGCCGAGGACCACCACTTCATCGTGATGGGACCGAAGGCGGGCAACAACGAGGGGTGGGTCGCGAGCGAGACGGAGATCGTGGTCCGGGACGTGAAGGCGGTGATGGGCGAGTTCACCATCGACAAGGCCCGCGTGGCCGCGCACGGCATGGGTAACGGCGGGCAGATGGCGTTCTACGTCGGGTTCAACGCCCGGGACGTGTTCCGCGGCGTGGCCGTTCTCGGCGCCACTCTCGGCAACCCGCCGAAGGACAACGTCGCCAACCAGCCGCTGTCGTTCTTCATCAGCGCCGGCGACAAGGACCCGCTCCTCAAGGAGATCGTGGAGAGCCGTGATCTGCTGAAGGAGAAGCGGTTCCCGGTCCTGTACCGCGAGATGAAGGAGAGCGGCAAGGAGTATTTCGACCTCACGACGTTCACCGACTTCCTCAACTGGCTCGACTCGCTCGATCGGATCTGA
- a CDS encoding S1C family serine protease, giving the protein MFTRYTCVGLVAAATLTTPAVSSAADPLAEVVEKSNRKLVKLFGAGGFARLNNYGTGIVISKDGYILTVASQLLDTADLVVHLYDGQRLKAQVIVAEPLLDVALLKVKVDGKKLDEDNGLDLDYYDFDEAVKRGPAAPGDWVIGMSNTFEIALRDEPLSVQRGVVSAYTKMAGRRGIFEFPYTGEVYVVDAITNNPGAAGGALLTRKGELIGIIGRELKNSLSETWMNYAIPVTAKMDIRYKVKVKDKDGKEVEEDKIESVSMVDFVTRGKKGTYKPVPVPSQFGGGGYHGIVFVPNVLERTPAYIEDVVPGSPADKAGLRPDDLVSFVDGEPIVSIKAFDEFVQKKTRAGTVIRLEVRRGESLQTVELTLGAPLAKPAAPVPPKK; this is encoded by the coding sequence ATGTTCACGCGTTACACCTGCGTCGGGCTCGTCGCCGCCGCGACGCTCACGACCCCGGCCGTCTCGTCCGCCGCCGACCCGCTCGCGGAGGTGGTCGAGAAATCGAACCGGAAGCTCGTCAAGTTGTTCGGCGCCGGCGGCTTCGCGCGCCTCAACAACTACGGCACCGGCATCGTCATCAGCAAGGACGGGTACATTCTCACCGTGGCGAGCCAGTTGCTCGACACGGCCGATCTCGTCGTCCACCTGTACGACGGCCAGCGCCTCAAGGCGCAGGTGATCGTCGCGGAGCCGCTCCTCGACGTCGCGCTCCTCAAGGTGAAGGTGGACGGGAAGAAGCTCGACGAGGACAACGGTCTGGACCTCGACTACTACGATTTCGATGAAGCGGTCAAGCGCGGCCCGGCGGCGCCCGGCGACTGGGTCATCGGCATGAGCAACACGTTCGAGATCGCGCTCCGCGACGAGCCGCTGAGCGTGCAGCGCGGGGTCGTCTCCGCGTACACCAAAATGGCCGGGCGGCGCGGCATCTTCGAGTTCCCGTACACCGGCGAGGTGTACGTCGTGGACGCCATCACCAACAACCCCGGCGCCGCCGGCGGCGCGCTGCTCACGCGTAAGGGCGAACTGATCGGCATCATCGGGCGGGAACTCAAGAACAGCTTGAGCGAGACCTGGATGAACTACGCCATCCCCGTGACCGCGAAAATGGACATCCGGTACAAGGTGAAGGTCAAGGACAAGGACGGGAAGGAGGTCGAGGAAGACAAGATCGAGTCCGTCTCGATGGTGGATTTTGTCACGCGGGGCAAGAAGGGCACCTACAAGCCGGTGCCGGTGCCGTCGCAGTTCGGCGGGGGCGGGTACCACGGCATCGTCTTCGTCCCGAACGTGCTGGAACGGACCCCGGCGTACATCGAGGACGTGGTGCCCGGTTCGCCCGCGGACAAGGCCGGACTGCGGCCCGACGACCTGGTCAGCTTCGTGGACGGCGAGCCGATCGTGAGCATCAAGGCGTTCGACGAGTTCGTACAGAAGAAAACGCGCGCCGGGACCGTCATCCGGCTGGAAGTGCGCCGGGGCGAATCGCTCCAGACGGTCGAACTGACGCTCGGCGCGCCGCTGGCCAAACCCGCCGCGCCGGTGCCGCCCAAGAAGTGA